From one Lycium ferocissimum isolate CSIRO_LF1 unplaced genomic scaffold, AGI_CSIRO_Lferr_CH_V1 ctg32, whole genome shotgun sequence genomic stretch:
- the LOC132043962 gene encoding surfeit locus protein 1, whose protein sequence is MIMAASISKTLTRNLLRRSTQALQLRYSSVAATSAPASTVPETQPSEKGGPSRWSKLLLFVPGVITFGLGTWQIFRRQDKIEMLEYRQNRLRMDPLNCNEVSPSSENLDSLEFCRVLCRGVFDEKRSIFIGPRSRSISGVTENGYYVITPLMPLATDPNSVQAPILVNRGWVPRNWRDKSLEVAAADDQPSSISTPSQESGKSSWWMFGSRKKKVEEEQAPTVKPTEVIGVIRGSEKPSIFVPANDPSSFQWFYVDVPAIARACGLPENTLYIEGINDNVDPSNPYPIPKDTNTLVRSSVMPQDHLNYTFTWYSLSAAVTFMAFKRLQSKKTRR, encoded by the exons ATGATCATGGCAGCTTCCATCTCTAAAACCCTAACCAGAAATCTTCTCCGGCGAAGTACACAAGCATTGCAGCTCCGATACTCCTCCGTCGCCGCCACGTCAGCTCCTGCCAGCACTGTCCCTGAAACTCAACCTTCAG AGAAAGGTGGACCTTCAAGATGGTCAAAGTTACTGCTTTTTGTACCAGGTGTTATTACCTTTGGACTTGGTACTTGGCAAATTTTCAGAAGACAAGATAAG ATTGAAATGCTTGAGTACAGACAAAATCGATTGCGAATGGATCCTTTAAACTGCAATGAGGTTTCCCCTTCAAGTGAAAATCTGGATTCTTTGGAGTTCTGCAGGGTGCTCTGTAGAGGAGTGTTTGATGAGAAAAGGTCCATTTTTATAGGGCCCCGCTCCAGAAGCATTTCAGGGGTGACTGAAAATGGTTACTATGTTATTACTCCTCTCATGCCTTTGGCAACTGATCCTAACAG CGTGCAAGCACCAATTCTTGTCAATAGGGGATGGGTCCCACGGAATTGGAGAGACAAGTCTTTGGAAGTAGCTGCGGCTGATGACCAAccttcaagtatttcaacccCATCTCAAGAGAGTGGAAAGAGCTCCTGGTGGATGTTTGGgtcaagaaagaagaaagtggAAGAG GAACAAGCTCCAACTGTTAAGCCGACAGAAGTAATTGGAGTTATTAGAGGAAGTGAGAAGCCCAGTATATTTGTTCCAGCAAATGATCCCAGTTCCTTCCAGTGGTTCTACGTTGATGTTCCAGCCATTGCTCGTGCTTGTGGACTCCCCGAGAACACACTCTACATTGAAGGCATCAATGACAATGTTGACCCAAGCAATCCTTATCCAATTCCAAAGGATACAAACACATTGGTTCGGAGTTCTGTAATGCCGCAAGATCATCTTAACTATACATTTACATG GTATTCCCTGTCAGCTGCTGTGACATTTATGGCTTTTAAGAGGCTACAGTCAAAGAAAACCCGGAGATAG